The sequence TTTTAGATAAGGCATATAATTCTTCCATGGATGCCGGTGCCTGACCCATAAGTTTCTTATTATAAATCAGCACCGGTGTCTCAGCAGCCTTTGGCAGTCCATACACCTTCCCGTCATAGGTCTGGGAATCGATAGAAGAATCAGTAAACTGATTAAGTATTTTCTCGTTCACATCAATCGGATTCAAAATTCCTTCGATGGCCAGCTGTCCGATCTGATCATGAGGAAGGGTAAATACATCTGGTCCTGTGCCTGCGGGTCCGTCCAACCTGATTCTCTCCTTCATTTGAGAAGACATTTCTACTTCTTTAACTTCTACGTTTATTCCCGTCTTTTCTTCGAAGCTCTTAATAGCTGGTGCCAAGGCATCTGATTTCCCAATATCCTCCCAAACAATAAGATTTTCAGGTTTTGAATTGATCTTTTTTTCGTCTACAGTTGAGGAGGACTCTTCTGGTCCACATCCACCTAAACCTATTAATGCCCCTATAAGCAATAAAGCTTTTACCATATTCATTTAATATAACCCCCTAATTAATTAATTAATTCATTTAATTAATTAATAGTATAATAGATTTCAGAAATTTCGCAAGCCCTTTCAAAGCAATAAAAAAAGAGCACACGTCTGTGCCCTTTTCTACCATCATTCCTTGACCCTGAATACTTGCAGCCGGTTATTCTGAAGTTCTGCCACAAAGATATCCCCATTTTGATTCACCGCGACATCGTGGGGAACCTTCATTTCCCCGGCTTTTGAACCCCACTTTCCAAATCGGTTGATGATTTCACCATTCTTATTTACTATCACTACTTGATGTGATCCTCTTCCTGTGTTTGGATAAAGTGCATCACCGCCATCTACGAGATACACGTTTCCATCATTCCCTACTTCCACACCGAAAGGACGACCTATTTCCTTCTGTTCCCACGCATCCAGGAATTCCCCGTCCTGGTTCAACACCTGAACTCTTGCATTGTTTCTATCTGCCACAAACAAGTTCCCTTTCTGATCATGAGAAATTCCATGAGGAAGGTTGAATTCACCCGTACCGTTCCCCAGGTCATTCTTCTCCCAAAGGAAATTTCCATCAGAATCAAATTTTACAATCCTTCTATTACGATAACCATCGCTTACGGCGAATGAACCATCTTCCATAACGGTGACATCTGTAGGACGGGCAAATGTGTACTTAGTCATCCCGGTTGGAAGATTTGGAAGTACATTCCTTATCCGCAGAGCAGCCTCCATATAAAATGGATAGTCATCTCCAAATGTGGCCAGTAAGTGACCATCAGGTGTAAACTTGTACACCTTGTTCAGCGTTATATCTGTGATCCAAACATTATCTTCATCATCGATTTCCAAGCCATGAGGGGATGCAAACATATTCTTTCCCCAACGGTCTTTCACCTCTTTTGTTTCCCCGTCAATCACAATGAGGGCAGGTTCTTGTATTAAGCTTTCTCCACCATATTCTGAACTTCCCCGATGTAAATAATAGATATCTCCTTTACTATCGACTGCTACTCCACTGGCTTCC is a genomic window of Rossellomorea sp. y25 containing:
- a CDS encoding peptidyl-alpha-hydroxyglycine alpha-amidating lyase family protein, coding for MRKKIQIMIGILLILGALIAWFSRGGSDTVYKEVPEAKQSKDYKPEILWPRTEADKEMAGEASGVAVDSKGDIYYLHRGSSEYGGESLIQEPALIVIDGETKEVKDRWGKNMFASPHGLEIDDEDNVWITDITLNKVYKFTPDGHLLATFGDDYPFYMEAALRIRNVLPNLPTGMTKYTFARPTDVTVMEDGSFAVSDGYRNRRIVKFDSDGNFLWEKNDLGNGTGEFNLPHGISHDQKGNLFVADRNNARVQVLNQDGEFLDAWEQKEIGRPFGVEVGNDGNVYLVDGGDALYPNTGRGSHQVVIVNKNGEIINRFGKWGSKAGEMKVPHDVAVNQNGDIFVAELQNNRLQVFRVKE